The following proteins come from a genomic window of Nostoc sp. ATCC 53789:
- the xth gene encoding exodeoxyribonuclease III: MKIATWNVNSIRTRLEQVTDWLTNNPVDVLCLQETKVADAEFPRSPFEQLGYNLYISGQKSYNGVALISRQPLLNVSSGFRAILPDLHHEWDEQKRVITGVIDGVRIVNLYVPNGAAVGTEKYEYKLRWLTALHEYLRVLALSEPAICVCGDFNIALEDKDIHEQVSTENHIMATETERQALREILQLGFADAFRKFTTEGGNYSWWDYRAAAFRRNLGWRIDHHYLTPVLYERATSCIIDAEPRKLTQPSDHTPVIVEF; this comes from the coding sequence ATGAAAATCGCTACTTGGAACGTCAACTCAATTCGCACTCGCCTCGAACAGGTTACTGATTGGTTAACTAACAATCCCGTTGATGTTCTCTGCTTACAAGAAACAAAAGTTGCGGATGCCGAGTTTCCGCGATCGCCTTTTGAGCAGTTGGGCTATAACCTTTATATATCAGGACAAAAATCTTATAATGGCGTAGCCCTGATTAGCCGCCAGCCACTTTTAAACGTAAGTAGCGGGTTTAGGGCGATTTTGCCAGATTTACACCACGAATGGGATGAGCAAAAACGGGTCATTACAGGTGTAATTGATGGTGTTCGGATTGTTAACTTATACGTTCCCAACGGTGCAGCAGTAGGAACTGAAAAATATGAATACAAACTGCGCTGGTTGACCGCGCTACACGAGTATTTGCGAGTGCTTGCGCTGTCGGAACCTGCAATTTGTGTGTGCGGTGACTTCAACATCGCCCTAGAAGACAAGGATATTCACGAACAAGTGAGTACAGAAAATCACATTATGGCAACAGAAACCGAGCGTCAAGCCTTGCGCGAGATTCTGCAACTAGGGTTTGCCGATGCTTTTCGCAAATTCACCACAGAAGGCGGAAATTATAGCTGGTGGGATTATCGCGCCGCCGCCTTCCGTCGCAACTTAGGTTGGCGGATTGACCATCACTATCTCACACCCGTGCTTTATGAACGTGCTACAAGTTGTATTATTGATGCCGAACCCAGAAAATTAACCCAACCCAGCGACCATACGCCGGTGATTGTGGAATTTTGA
- a CDS encoding T3SS effector HopA1 family protein — MLNYSITQPLNSLFDIAKNIQIEPNFCIYHPNYQPFALPTKVADRFQQNSVDLQQKYLTLLLRNFLYGIYYNGSLQSTLAVNTDSSNCPSKHNLADNSILEIDWNFYEHLHASNHGIGYFDPQWQVLRKEPDGTMAVTKGGLTLYVEPDCHLKSSKKSTKVGDMVAIWMPKNRLQNGSYLAVSNVGQERQSNPDADLGAGRIYFNFTPSGAIALMESLTLQLNAASIPFSFQVLHNPSAYGRYDSGLLYFELPDYPAIRTILQAVYIENQSHFQPEIPLFTKFLAPGLGLAEEPTQKFAAQESFGMNRCQIVANALLEAWHKGKNAIEERMRVIDQHFARHLIDLQRPYLNPSSEDIYKPLN, encoded by the coding sequence ATGCTAAATTACTCTATCACTCAACCGCTAAATTCTCTATTCGATATTGCTAAGAATATTCAGATTGAACCAAATTTTTGTATTTATCATCCCAATTATCAACCTTTTGCTCTGCCAACTAAAGTAGCCGATAGATTTCAGCAAAATTCTGTAGATTTACAACAGAAATATCTAACTCTACTGCTGCGGAACTTTCTTTATGGGATCTATTACAATGGCTCTCTACAAAGTACTTTAGCAGTCAATACTGATAGTAGTAATTGCCCATCAAAGCATAATTTAGCAGATAATTCCATCTTAGAAATTGATTGGAACTTTTACGAGCATCTACACGCCAGTAATCACGGCATAGGTTACTTTGACCCTCAATGGCAGGTATTGCGAAAAGAACCTGATGGGACTATGGCTGTGACTAAAGGCGGTTTAACACTTTATGTTGAGCCAGACTGCCATCTCAAATCCAGCAAAAAATCTACCAAAGTGGGTGACATGGTAGCAATCTGGATGCCCAAAAATCGATTGCAAAATGGCTCTTACTTGGCAGTTAGTAATGTCGGACAGGAACGGCAAAGCAACCCCGATGCTGATTTGGGAGCAGGGCGAATTTACTTTAACTTTACGCCATCGGGTGCGATCGCTCTTATGGAAAGTCTGACACTACAATTGAATGCAGCTTCCATTCCCTTTAGCTTTCAGGTTCTTCACAACCCTTCTGCATACGGACGCTATGATTCGGGGCTACTCTACTTTGAACTTCCCGACTATCCAGCAATCCGCACAATCCTTCAGGCTGTTTATATAGAAAATCAATCCCATTTCCAGCCTGAAATCCCCTTGTTTACCAAATTTTTAGCCCCAGGTTTAGGTTTAGCTGAAGAACCAACCCAAAAATTTGCCGCACAAGAAAGTTTTGGGATGAACCGTTGCCAAATTGTCGCTAATGCTTTGTTGGAAGCTTGGCACAAAGGTAAGAATGCGATAGAGGAACGGATGAGAGTTATTGACCAACACTTTGCGCGACACCTAATAGATTTGCAGCGCCCTTATCTCAATCCCAGTTCTGAGGATATATATAAGCCGTTAAATTGA
- a CDS encoding phosphotransferase: MVLSLSSHNVIQYLQEAGLCSSEDDASDKSELPGSSKNSFDLLVTLADNRKLLIKQERNVKSNDGAPHELFQEWLFHQLLQQFPVLGNISPIAPLVVHFDEENSILVRNYSSEYRQLAKLYHNNDIFPQEIATAIGTTLAGLHRATYNRREYRDFMATAPQGEFRYGFYNPAQGLESIGPEIFGTVPTDALKFYLLYQQSESLESAIADLAYDWNPCCLTHNDLKLNNILVHSRWEKLDNCLVRLINWEACSWGDPAFDLGTLLASYLRIWLNSLVVDPTIELQESLHLALTPLQSLQPSIIALIRGYLNAFPMILEYRSDFIVRVIQFAGLALIHQIQDMITCRKSFNNADICMLQVAKSLLTMPQQGVLTIFGISESEILNPVGTVHKLPQPVKEPQLLRLYYEKTRLRGC; this comes from the coding sequence ATGGTATTATCACTGTCTTCTCATAACGTTATCCAGTATCTGCAAGAAGCGGGGCTGTGTAGCTCAGAAGATGACGCATCAGATAAATCTGAGTTGCCAGGAAGTAGTAAGAACAGTTTCGATTTACTCGTGACTCTAGCAGATAATCGTAAACTGCTCATTAAACAAGAACGTAACGTTAAAAGCAATGACGGCGCTCCTCATGAATTGTTTCAGGAGTGGCTATTTCATCAGTTGCTCCAACAGTTTCCAGTTCTCGGCAATATTTCCCCGATCGCACCGTTGGTAGTTCATTTCGACGAAGAAAATTCCATCCTTGTCCGCAACTACTCAAGTGAATATCGGCAACTTGCGAAATTATACCACAATAATGATATTTTTCCACAAGAAATTGCCACTGCGATCGGCACTACTTTAGCGGGACTCCATCGCGCAACCTACAACCGCCGAGAATATCGGGATTTTATGGCAACTGCTCCCCAAGGAGAGTTTCGCTATGGCTTTTACAATCCGGCGCAAGGGTTAGAGTCAATTGGGCCGGAGATTTTTGGGACGGTTCCCACGGATGCGCTGAAATTTTATCTACTCTACCAGCAATCGGAGAGTTTGGAATCTGCGATCGCAGATTTGGCGTATGACTGGAATCCTTGCTGCTTGACTCACAACGACCTGAAATTGAACAACATCTTGGTTCATTCCAGGTGGGAAAAACTAGACAATTGCCTAGTCAGACTAATTAATTGGGAAGCTTGTTCTTGGGGAGATCCAGCTTTTGATTTAGGAACTTTACTAGCAAGCTATTTACGAATTTGGCTCAATAGCCTCGTCGTAGATCCCACCATTGAGTTACAAGAATCTCTACATCTGGCTTTGACACCGTTGCAGAGTTTACAACCTTCAATTATTGCCCTCATTAGGGGTTATCTAAATGCTTTCCCAATGATTTTGGAATACCGCAGTGACTTTATTGTGCGCGTTATCCAGTTTGCAGGACTGGCACTAATTCATCAAATTCAGGATATGATTACCTGCCGCAAATCTTTTAATAATGCTGATATTTGTATGCTGCAAGTGGCTAAAAGTTTACTCACTATGCCGCAGCAAGGTGTACTGACTATTTTCGGAATATCAGAGTCAGAAATCCTTAATCCTGTAGGGACAGTTCATAAACTTCCTCAGCCTGTAAAAGAGCCACAGCTACTTCGTCTTTATTACGAAAAAACTCGGCTTCGTGGTTGTTAA
- the aroC gene encoding chorismate synthase — protein sequence MGNIFGHLFRISTFGESHGGGVGVVIDGCPPQLEISAEEIQVELDRRRPGQSKITTPRKEADTCEILSGVFEGKTLGTPITILVRNQDTRPQDYDEMAQKYRPSHADATYDAKYGIRNWQGGGRSSARETIGRVAAGAIAKKILRQVANVEIIAYVKRIKDLEGVVDPNTVTLEEVESNIVRCPDAECGDRMIELIEQIGRQGDSIGGVVECVARNVPKGLGEPVFDKLEADIAKGVMSLPASKGFEIGSGFAGTLLTGIEHNDEFYIDQNGEIRTVTNRSGGIQGGISNGENIILRVAFKPTATIRKEQKTVTREGEETLLAAKGRHDPCVLPRAVPMVEAMVALVLCDHLLRHHGQCKVL from the coding sequence ATGGGCAATATTTTTGGTCATTTATTTCGCATTAGTACTTTTGGCGAGTCTCACGGCGGCGGTGTGGGAGTTGTGATTGATGGTTGTCCTCCCCAACTAGAAATTTCGGCAGAAGAAATTCAGGTAGAACTAGATAGAAGGCGGCCGGGACAAAGTAAAATTACGACTCCTCGCAAAGAAGCTGATACCTGCGAGATTCTGTCAGGAGTATTTGAAGGCAAAACGCTGGGAACGCCCATAACAATTTTGGTACGTAATCAAGATACTCGTCCCCAAGATTACGACGAGATGGCACAGAAGTATCGGCCTTCTCATGCTGATGCAACCTATGATGCAAAATATGGCATTCGCAATTGGCAAGGTGGGGGTAGGTCGTCAGCGCGTGAGACAATCGGGAGAGTAGCAGCAGGTGCGATCGCTAAAAAAATTCTTCGTCAAGTTGCCAATGTCGAAATTATTGCTTACGTTAAGCGCATCAAAGACTTGGAAGGTGTAGTTGATCCAAATACTGTCACCTTAGAGGAAGTAGAAAGCAATATCGTTCGCTGTCCCGATGCTGAATGTGGCGATCGCATGATTGAATTAATTGAGCAAATAGGCAGACAAGGCGATTCTATCGGCGGTGTCGTAGAATGTGTGGCGCGAAATGTGCCGAAAGGTTTGGGCGAACCAGTATTTGATAAATTAGAAGCTGATATCGCTAAGGGTGTCATGTCTCTCCCTGCTAGCAAAGGCTTTGAAATTGGTTCGGGTTTTGCGGGAACGCTACTAACGGGAATTGAGCATAACGATGAATTTTATATCGATCAAAATGGGGAAATCCGTACAGTAACAAACCGTTCTGGCGGTATTCAAGGCGGGATTTCCAACGGCGAAAATATCATTTTGCGAGTTGCATTTAAGCCGACAGCAACAATTAGAAAAGAGCAGAAGACTGTAACTCGTGAGGGCGAAGAAACCCTATTAGCAGCAAAAGGAAGACACGATCCTTGTGTATTACCGCGTGCAGTGCCAATGGTTGAGGCAATGGTGGCGTTGGTATTATGTGACCATTTGTTACGGCATCATGGTCAGTGCAAAGTCTTGTAG
- a CDS encoding DUF3288 family protein produces MIEPTVGKDQQHPLYNRDRPLIDILLAQEATDYNLAELARLRMRYQGFPGARDIQKDLNKVLQQWGLTETELFEKTRKIHDLGGIYKSRGKKDEQDWN; encoded by the coding sequence ATGATTGAACCAACGGTTGGTAAAGACCAACAACACCCTCTTTATAATCGCGATCGCCCCCTTATTGATATCTTACTCGCTCAAGAGGCGACAGACTATAACTTAGCAGAATTAGCTAGGCTACGAATGCGTTATCAAGGCTTTCCAGGCGCAAGAGACATCCAAAAAGACCTAAATAAAGTCTTGCAGCAGTGGGGTTTGACCGAAACTGAGCTTTTTGAGAAAACTCGCAAAATTCACGATTTGGGCGGTATTTACAAAAGTCGCGGTAAAAAAGACGAACAGGATTGGAATTAG